The following proteins are co-located in the Micromonospora coriariae genome:
- a CDS encoding 6-pyruvoyl trahydropterin synthase family protein, with protein sequence MFSVTVRDHMMIAHSFRGEVFGPAQRLHGATFVVDATFRRPDLDADGIVVDIGLATEQLRAVVGELSYRNLDDEPAFAGVNTTTEVLARTVADRLAERVHAGELGDGARELVGITVTLHESHVAWASYERAL encoded by the coding sequence GTGTTCAGCGTGACCGTTCGGGATCACATGATGATCGCCCACAGTTTCCGGGGCGAGGTGTTCGGCCCGGCCCAGCGCCTGCACGGCGCGACCTTCGTGGTGGACGCGACGTTCCGCCGGCCCGACCTGGACGCCGACGGCATCGTGGTCGACATCGGCCTGGCCACCGAGCAGCTGCGCGCCGTGGTCGGCGAGCTGTCCTACCGCAACCTCGACGACGAGCCGGCGTTCGCCGGGGTGAACACCACCACCGAGGTGCTGGCCCGCACCGTCGCCGACCGGCTCGCCGAGCGGGTGCACGCCGGTGAGCTGGGCGACGGGGCGCGCGAGCTGGTCGGCATCACGGTCACCCTGCACGAGTCGCACGTCGCCTGGGCCAGTTACGAGCGGGCGCTGTGA
- a CDS encoding lysylphosphatidylglycerol synthase transmembrane domain-containing protein, producing MFWAWARVVGGVGLLATLLWQVGGGPFLAGVRLIDAPALAAALLIGVLTTVCAAWRWSLVAGGLGVRLPLTTAVAHCYRAVFLNATLPGGVLGDVHRAVRHGRDAGDVSRGIRAVVWERAAGQVVLVAVALVVLAAFPSPVQPYLPAAVALLVAAGLAAVLLARVLPRAGRSRWARGLRTAVADVRAGLLARRTWFGVLVASTVMVAGHLATFLVAARTAGSDAPLSRLLPLTLLALLAMGLPLNIAGFGPREGVAAWVFGAAGLTAAEGIATATVYGGLVLVASLPGAAVLLARRARTPAPGREAASGSGC from the coding sequence ATGTTCTGGGCCTGGGCACGAGTGGTCGGCGGGGTGGGTCTGCTCGCCACCCTGCTGTGGCAGGTGGGCGGCGGCCCGTTCCTCGCCGGGGTGCGGCTGATCGACGCGCCGGCGTTGGCCGCGGCGCTGCTCATCGGCGTGCTGACCACGGTCTGTGCGGCCTGGCGGTGGAGCCTGGTCGCTGGCGGCCTGGGCGTGCGGCTGCCCCTGACGACCGCTGTGGCGCACTGCTACCGGGCGGTGTTCCTCAACGCCACCCTGCCCGGCGGTGTGCTCGGCGACGTGCACCGGGCGGTACGGCACGGCCGGGACGCCGGTGACGTCAGCCGGGGCATCCGCGCGGTGGTCTGGGAACGTGCCGCTGGCCAGGTGGTTCTGGTGGCCGTCGCGCTGGTGGTGCTGGCCGCCTTCCCGTCGCCGGTACAGCCGTACCTGCCGGCCGCCGTCGCGTTGCTGGTCGCCGCTGGGCTGGCGGCCGTGCTGCTGGCGCGGGTCCTGCCGCGGGCCGGCCGGTCGCGCTGGGCTCGAGGACTGCGCACCGCCGTGGCGGACGTCCGGGCCGGCCTGCTGGCCCGGCGGACCTGGTTCGGCGTGCTGGTCGCCTCCACCGTGATGGTCGCCGGTCACCTGGCGACCTTCCTGGTGGCGGCGCGTACCGCCGGCTCCGACGCCCCGCTGTCCCGGCTGCTTCCGTTGACCCTGCTCGCGCTGCTGGCCATGGGCCTGCCGCTGAACATCGCCGGATTCGGGCCGCGCGAGGGAGTGGCCGCCTGGGTGTTCGGGGCGGCCGGCCTCACCGCGGCCGAGGGGATCGCCACCGCCACCGTCTACGGTGGGCTGGTGCTGGTGGCCAGCCTGCCGGGTGCCGCCGTGCTGCTCGCCCGGCGTGCTCGGACTCCGGCTCCCGGTCGGGAAGCCGCCTCCGGTAGCGGCTGTTGA
- a CDS encoding GTP cyclohydrolase II translates to MPEALPVATVRTQVTVPLTFPDGYATTARVFTFKGLVDGREHLALGLGDWAGALDRLASDGEPALVRPHSECLTGDVFGSQRCDCGPQLREAVQRIAESGGFLLYLRQEGRGIGLYAKLDAYALQDAGLDTYEANVALGRGEDERDYTAAAQMLATLGVPRIRLLSNNPDKAEQLTRLGVAVAERVPTGIFLSPANADYLAAKAAKAAETEAESADAAPAGRTPDRPVAP, encoded by the coding sequence ATGCCCGAAGCATTGCCGGTCGCCACGGTCCGTACGCAGGTCACGGTGCCGCTGACCTTCCCCGACGGCTACGCCACGACCGCCCGGGTGTTCACGTTCAAGGGTCTGGTGGACGGCCGGGAGCACCTCGCCCTCGGCCTCGGCGACTGGGCCGGCGCCCTGGACCGGCTCGCCTCCGACGGCGAGCCGGCACTGGTCCGTCCGCACAGCGAGTGCCTGACCGGTGACGTGTTCGGCAGCCAGCGCTGCGACTGCGGTCCACAGTTGCGCGAGGCGGTGCAGCGGATCGCCGAGAGCGGCGGTTTCCTGCTCTACCTGCGCCAGGAGGGCCGGGGCATCGGCCTGTACGCCAAGCTCGACGCGTACGCCCTGCAGGACGCCGGGCTGGACACGTACGAGGCCAACGTCGCGCTCGGCCGGGGCGAGGACGAGCGGGACTACACCGCCGCCGCGCAGATGCTGGCCACCCTGGGCGTGCCCCGGATCCGGCTGCTCAGCAACAACCCGGACAAGGCCGAGCAGTTGACCCGCCTGGGTGTGGCGGTCGCCGAGCGGGTACCCACCGGCATCTTCCTGTCGCCGGCCAATGCCGACTACCTGGCGGCGAAGGCGGCCAAGGCCGCGGAGACCGAGGCGGAGTCGGCGGACGCGGCGCCGGCTGGGCGTACCCCCGATCGGCCCGTCGCCCCATGA
- a CDS encoding nucleosidase yields MILRGTVRADRPLVVLAVEEEARYLPPELPVLLTGMGKVNAASAVAAVLAAGPRPALLLNLGTAGALRTGWTGIHEVATVLQHDLDTALLRTLTGQTYGAPLPLAAEGAVLATGDTFVADDAARDRLAQRADLVDMEGYAIAWAANQAGVPCRLVKQVSDEAGDGAARTWRESVDACARDLADWAGRHLD; encoded by the coding sequence GTGATTCTTCGGGGTACGGTCCGGGCCGATCGTCCGCTGGTGGTGCTCGCCGTCGAGGAGGAGGCCCGGTACCTCCCGCCGGAACTGCCGGTGCTGCTCACCGGGATGGGCAAGGTGAACGCCGCCAGCGCGGTGGCGGCCGTGCTGGCCGCCGGCCCGCGCCCCGCCCTGCTGCTGAACCTGGGCACGGCGGGGGCGTTGCGCACCGGCTGGACCGGCATCCACGAGGTCGCCACGGTGCTCCAGCACGACCTGGACACCGCCCTGCTGCGCACGCTCACCGGCCAGACGTACGGCGCGCCGCTGCCGCTGGCCGCCGAGGGCGCGGTCCTGGCCACCGGGGACACGTTCGTGGCCGACGACGCCGCGCGGGACCGGTTGGCGCAGCGCGCGGACCTGGTCGACATGGAGGGGTACGCGATCGCGTGGGCCGCCAACCAGGCTGGCGTACCGTGCCGGCTGGTCAAGCAGGTCAGCGACGAGGCGGGGGATGGCGCCGCCCGGACGTGGCGGGAGTCGGTGGACGCCTGCGCCCGAGACCTCGCCGACTGGGCGGGGCGGCACCTCGACTGA
- a CDS encoding zinc-dependent alcohol dehydrogenase, which yields MIREAYACWVREPGAAEIRPVSLPVPGPDEVLVRARYSGVSRGTETLVFTGRVPADQHAAMRAPFQEGDFPGPVKYGYLSVGVVEQGPPELLGRTVFCLHPHQSAYVVPATAVVPVPDDVPPARAVLAGTVETAVNALWDAAPLVGDRVSVVGAGMVGCCVAALLARFPGVRVELVDTDARRAGVAGALGVGFAQPADAAGDRDLVVHASATADGLQRSLDLLAPEGTVIELSWYGDRPVQVSLGGAFHSGRLTVRSSQVGMVAPVRRGRRSYTDRLALALDLLDDPAFDALITGASQFEELPDVLARLSTGDLAALCHLITYDDGE from the coding sequence GTGATCCGCGAGGCGTACGCCTGCTGGGTGCGTGAGCCCGGCGCGGCGGAGATCCGGCCGGTGTCGTTGCCCGTCCCGGGCCCCGACGAGGTGCTGGTCCGAGCGCGCTACTCGGGGGTCAGCCGGGGCACCGAGACGCTGGTCTTCACCGGCCGGGTGCCCGCCGACCAGCACGCCGCGATGCGCGCGCCCTTCCAGGAGGGCGACTTCCCGGGCCCGGTGAAGTACGGCTACCTCAGCGTCGGGGTGGTCGAGCAGGGCCCACCGGAGCTGCTCGGGCGCACGGTCTTCTGCCTGCACCCGCACCAGAGCGCGTACGTCGTGCCGGCCACCGCGGTGGTGCCGGTGCCCGACGACGTGCCGCCCGCCCGCGCGGTGCTCGCCGGCACGGTGGAGACCGCCGTGAACGCGCTGTGGGACGCGGCGCCGCTGGTCGGCGACCGGGTCAGCGTGGTCGGCGCGGGCATGGTGGGCTGCTGCGTCGCGGCGTTGCTCGCCCGCTTTCCCGGCGTGCGGGTCGAACTGGTCGACACCGACGCCCGCCGCGCCGGGGTGGCGGGCGCGCTCGGCGTGGGATTCGCCCAACCGGCCGACGCGGCCGGCGACCGGGACCTGGTCGTGCACGCCAGCGCCACCGCCGACGGTCTGCAACGCTCGCTGGACCTGCTCGCGCCGGAGGGTACGGTGATCGAGCTGAGCTGGTACGGCGACCGCCCGGTGCAGGTGTCGCTCGGTGGGGCGTTCCACTCGGGGCGGCTGACCGTGCGCAGCAGCCAGGTCGGCATGGTCGCGCCCGTACGGCGGGGGCGGCGCAGCTACACCGACCGGCTGGCGCTCGCCCTGGACCTGCTCGACGATCCGGCCTTCGACGCGCTGATCACCGGCGCGTCCCAGTTCGAGGAGCTGCCCGACGTCCTCGCTCGACTGAGCACGGGTGACCTTGCCGCGCTCTGCCACCTCATCACCTACGACGACGGGGAGTGA
- a CDS encoding glycosyltransferase family 4 protein yields MAGRATPVDRPATPGRAVHVVLPGDIDDPATPSGGNFYDRRICAGLGGRGWSVHEHSLPGAWPHPDPAERAELARLLATTPDDAVVLLDGLIASTVPDLLAPHARRLRLVVLVHLPLDDEAEARALATARAVVTTSEWTRRRLLDRHPLPPDRVRAAPPGVTPAPAAPGSVAGSRLLCVAAVTHHKGHDVLVDALSTLAGLSWTLVCAGTLAREPELVHRLRERLAGAGVADRVRLAGPLTGAALDAAYAAADLLVLPSRGETYGMVVTEALARGVPVLGTEVGGLSEALGRAPGGDRSGLLVPPDDPAALAGALTRWLGDDTLRARLRRAALARRDTLTDWPVTTALLAAVLEEVAA; encoded by the coding sequence GTGGCGGGCCGGGCGACGCCGGTCGACCGGCCCGCTACGCCCGGCCGTGCGGTGCATGTCGTCCTACCCGGTGACATCGACGATCCGGCCACGCCCAGCGGCGGCAACTTCTACGACCGGCGAATCTGCGCGGGGCTCGGCGGGCGGGGCTGGTCGGTGCACGAACATTCGCTGCCCGGCGCCTGGCCGCACCCCGACCCGGCCGAGCGGGCGGAGCTGGCCCGCCTGCTGGCCACCACGCCGGATGACGCAGTGGTGCTGCTCGACGGCCTGATCGCCTCGACCGTTCCGGACCTGCTCGCCCCGCACGCCCGGCGGCTGCGCCTGGTCGTCCTGGTGCACCTGCCGCTGGACGACGAGGCCGAGGCCCGCGCGCTGGCCACCGCCCGGGCGGTCGTCACCACCAGCGAGTGGACGCGCCGCCGGCTGCTGGACCGGCACCCGCTGCCGCCCGACCGGGTCCGGGCCGCGCCGCCGGGGGTGACGCCCGCTCCGGCGGCGCCCGGCTCGGTCGCCGGCAGCCGGCTGCTCTGCGTGGCGGCCGTCACCCACCACAAGGGACACGACGTTCTCGTGGACGCGCTGTCCACGCTCGCCGGGCTGTCGTGGACGCTGGTCTGCGCCGGCACGCTCGCCCGGGAGCCGGAGCTGGTGCACCGGCTGCGTGAGCGGCTCGCCGGGGCGGGCGTCGCCGATCGGGTCCGGCTGGCCGGCCCGTTGACCGGCGCCGCGCTGGACGCCGCGTATGCCGCCGCCGACCTGCTGGTGCTGCCGTCGCGGGGCGAGACGTACGGGATGGTCGTCACCGAGGCCCTGGCCCGAGGCGTGCCGGTGCTGGGAACCGAGGTGGGCGGCCTGTCGGAGGCGCTCGGTCGGGCCCCCGGCGGTGACCGATCCGGGCTGCTGGTTCCGCCGGACGACCCGGCCGCGCTGGCCGGCGCGCTGACCCGCTGGCTGGGCGACGACACGCTGCGCGCCCGGCTGCGGCGTGCCGCTCTGGCCCGGCGGGACACCCTGACCGACTGGCCGGTGACCACGGCGCTGCTGGCAGCCGTGCTGGAGGAGGTGGCGGCATGA
- a CDS encoding Hsp70 family protein, whose product MAGQHEGFALGVDLGTSNTVAVLRWPDGRTRPLLMDGQPVSPSAVYADPDGTLHAGWDARRLAQADPARFEANPKRRVDEPGVLLGDRSYPPAELLAAVLAAVARAAVGTVGFLPPAVVTCPAAWDATRRQVLGDALMRAGWPQAAEHTLAGPTPPGTRLLREPVAAARYYTQVLHRPVPVGGAIAVFDFGGGTLDVAVLRNEGADPWGDSGFSVVADGGLPDLGGLDLDAALVQRVGELVGDRHAAQWARLIHPTDPAQRRDQVRLWDEVRGAKETLSRSMVAPVAVPGVAEAVRLTRADVERVATPLLRRAVERAREVIAAAGLSPDQLAGLFLVGGSSRIPLVARMLHAELGVAPTVLDQPELPVAEGALTDLPLRRQLSAPAYAGPPLAPPAPAGAPAPPAPISPAVPTVPAAAGSTAPTVPAAAGSTAPTVPSQHGPVSTLPAGSSGPGAPTPAVPGPANVPATLVNGSNATPPPTPTSALGTRWRRARWVVLGAVLALAGAATAGTLYFLRDRYPDLEFRPLTELSRPHAGAERPSGMWTAVLEDRAYLGYPLPDKRLEVVAVDTGTGDELWRKQTNITADDWTGLVALPGAVAVIADAPGDSTPRQLAVLDGRLGAQRWNRAIRGDDSVYFADGVAVLVDRAGGRLVGLRLSDGHETWTKPNPRDQYDGRRTVVRPVGTDEAAGGPAFFDGTPRNPWASKGRQLVQIGADRSARLLDMASGSVLRQWGNVADLDDLVVAHEDRLYVAANDGGYQLLAYDLNSDATPVVLYRAGNDQRRPKDLVACGERRACLLEVPNSEAERTEVVAATEGRSPVRWAAPGVTGLVPLGTQLLAQRESPESTVSLFDADGKRVLREHRGVAVRLDEGNLLLFAKAPSTVADNRVLAGVWAESGEVDPLGELEDVRSASCSWNTRVIACGADKDFVLYSFVDD is encoded by the coding sequence ATGGCAGGCCAGCACGAGGGCTTCGCCCTCGGCGTCGACCTCGGCACGTCCAACACGGTCGCGGTACTGCGCTGGCCGGACGGGCGGACCCGTCCGCTGCTGATGGACGGTCAGCCGGTCAGTCCGTCCGCCGTGTACGCCGACCCGGACGGCACGCTGCACGCCGGTTGGGACGCGCGGCGGCTGGCGCAGGCCGATCCGGCCCGGTTCGAGGCGAACCCGAAGCGTCGGGTGGACGAGCCGGGCGTGCTGCTCGGGGACCGCTCGTACCCACCGGCCGAGCTGCTCGCCGCGGTGCTGGCGGCGGTCGCGCGGGCCGCGGTGGGCACTGTCGGCTTCCTGCCCCCGGCCGTGGTCACCTGCCCGGCGGCCTGGGACGCGACCCGCCGTCAGGTGCTCGGCGACGCCCTCATGCGGGCCGGCTGGCCGCAGGCGGCCGAGCACACCCTCGCCGGGCCGACGCCGCCGGGCACCCGGTTGCTGCGCGAGCCGGTGGCGGCCGCCCGCTACTACACCCAGGTGCTGCACCGGCCGGTGCCGGTCGGCGGCGCGATAGCGGTGTTCGACTTCGGCGGCGGGACGCTCGACGTCGCGGTGCTGCGCAACGAGGGCGCCGACCCGTGGGGTGACTCCGGCTTCAGCGTGGTGGCCGACGGTGGCCTGCCGGATCTCGGTGGCCTGGATCTCGACGCCGCGCTGGTGCAGCGGGTCGGCGAGCTGGTCGGCGACCGGCACGCCGCGCAGTGGGCCCGGCTGATCCACCCGACCGACCCGGCGCAGCGCCGCGACCAGGTCCGGCTCTGGGACGAGGTCCGGGGCGCCAAGGAGACGCTGTCCCGCTCGATGGTGGCGCCGGTCGCCGTACCCGGCGTGGCCGAGGCGGTGCGGCTGACCCGGGCGGACGTCGAACGGGTGGCCACGCCGTTGCTGCGCCGCGCGGTCGAGCGGGCCCGGGAGGTGATCGCCGCCGCCGGGCTCAGCCCCGACCAGCTCGCCGGGCTGTTCCTGGTCGGTGGGTCGTCGCGGATCCCGTTGGTGGCGCGGATGCTGCACGCCGAGCTGGGAGTGGCGCCGACGGTGCTGGACCAGCCGGAGCTGCCGGTGGCCGAGGGAGCGCTGACCGACCTGCCACTGCGCCGGCAACTGTCCGCCCCGGCCTACGCCGGACCGCCGCTCGCCCCGCCCGCCCCGGCGGGAGCACCCGCGCCGCCGGCGCCGATCTCACCTGCCGTACCGACTGTCCCCGCCGCAGCCGGTTCGACCGCGCCGACCGTTCCGGCCGCAGCCGGTTCCACAGCGCCGACGGTGCCGTCGCAGCACGGGCCGGTGTCGACCCTGCCTGCCGGGTCGTCCGGGCCGGGGGCGCCGACGCCGGCCGTGCCAGGGCCGGCGAACGTACCGGCCACCCTGGTCAACGGCTCCAACGCCACCCCGCCGCCGACGCCCACCTCCGCCCTGGGGACGCGCTGGCGGCGGGCCCGCTGGGTGGTGCTCGGCGCGGTGCTCGCCCTGGCCGGGGCGGCCACCGCGGGGACGCTCTATTTCCTCCGCGACCGCTACCCGGACCTGGAGTTCCGACCGCTCACTGAGCTGTCCCGGCCACATGCCGGCGCCGAGCGGCCGAGCGGCATGTGGACGGCGGTGCTCGAGGATCGCGCCTACCTCGGGTACCCGCTGCCGGACAAACGGCTGGAGGTGGTCGCCGTCGACACCGGCACCGGCGACGAGCTGTGGCGCAAGCAGACCAATATCACCGCCGACGACTGGACGGGGCTGGTGGCCCTCCCGGGGGCGGTCGCGGTCATCGCCGACGCGCCGGGCGACAGCACCCCGCGCCAGCTGGCCGTCCTCGACGGTCGTTTGGGCGCGCAGCGCTGGAACCGCGCGATCCGTGGCGACGACAGCGTGTACTTCGCCGACGGCGTGGCGGTGCTGGTGGACCGGGCCGGCGGTCGACTGGTCGGCCTGCGCCTGAGCGACGGCCACGAGACGTGGACCAAGCCCAACCCCCGCGACCAGTACGACGGCCGCCGCACCGTCGTCCGACCGGTGGGCACCGATGAGGCCGCCGGCGGGCCGGCCTTTTTCGACGGCACGCCACGGAACCCGTGGGCGAGCAAGGGGCGGCAACTCGTGCAGATCGGTGCGGACCGGTCGGCGCGGTTGCTCGACATGGCCTCCGGCTCGGTGCTGCGCCAGTGGGGCAACGTGGCGGACCTCGACGACCTGGTGGTGGCGCACGAGGACCGGCTCTACGTGGCCGCCAACGACGGCGGGTACCAGCTGCTGGCGTACGACCTGAACTCCGACGCCACGCCGGTGGTGCTCTACCGGGCCGGGAACGACCAGCGCCGGCCGAAGGACCTGGTGGCCTGCGGTGAGCGGCGGGCCTGCCTGCTGGAGGTGCCGAACAGCGAGGCCGAGCGCACCGAGGTGGTGGCGGCGACCGAGGGCAGGAGCCCGGTTCGGTGGGCGGCGCCGGGCGTGACAGGCCTGGTTCCGCTCGGCACCCAGCTGCTCGCCCAGCGGGAGAGCCCGGAATCCACAGTCAGCCTCTTCGACGCCGACGGCAAGCGGGTGCTGCGGGAGCACCGCGGCGTGGCGGTCCGCCTCGACGAGGGCAACCTGCTGCTCTTCGCCAAGGCGCCCAGCACGGTGGCGGACAACCGCGTCCTGGCCGGTGTGTGGGCCGAGTCGGGCGAGGTCGACCCGCTGGGCGAGCTCGAGGACGTCCGCAGCGCGTCCTGCTCATGGAACACCCGGGTGATCGCCTGCGGCGCGGACAAGGACTTCGTCCTGTACAGCTTCGTCGACGACTGA
- a CDS encoding Rieske (2Fe-2S) protein, with protein sequence MTTVYDGQEFLRDDRWCLSRRALLSGAGAVGAAGLLSACGAVDSPGGQAAAAPGTVLVKTGDVPVGGGTVVNGVLVVQPEAGAFAAYDTTCPHQGARVGAPRDGVITCPAHNSTFSASDGTRLAGPATRGLTEIPVRVDGTNIVRA encoded by the coding sequence GTGACGACGGTGTACGACGGGCAGGAGTTCCTCCGCGACGACCGCTGGTGCCTGAGCAGGCGAGCGCTGCTGAGCGGGGCCGGTGCGGTCGGCGCGGCCGGACTGTTGAGCGCCTGCGGCGCCGTTGACTCCCCCGGCGGTCAGGCGGCCGCCGCACCCGGCACCGTGCTGGTCAAAACCGGCGACGTGCCGGTCGGCGGCGGCACGGTCGTCAACGGTGTGCTGGTGGTCCAGCCCGAGGCCGGCGCCTTCGCCGCGTACGACACGACCTGCCCGCACCAGGGCGCGCGGGTCGGCGCACCCCGCGACGGGGTGATCACCTGCCCCGCGCACAACTCCACCTTCTCGGCCAGCGACGGCACCCGCCTCGCCGGCCCCGCCACGCGCGGGCTCACCGAGATCCCGGTCCGGGTCGACGGTACGAACATCGTCCGGGCCTGA
- a CDS encoding low temperature requirement protein A gives MTTGGTAALVRRTDGSARATLLELLFDVVFVAALALVSKLIAERESWTGAAAVLLTLTAIWWTWSVTSTTTEFYDPDQRPIQVILMVAMVGSVGMAAALPMLSAGHAMVFAIAYVTTHVVRGVVLITSLHRQRHQAAKRRATRFLFWFVVSGVFWITGAVTGAPDWTLWAVAIAIDLISAAVRYPTPWLGQVPIEQYDRTTGHLAERYQQFIILALGDIILVPTLEVSRTQFDLFRLTALLCAFTIMLLLWQIYVFRAGQFLLAGAEARQASRLAPYTHLVMLAGVVGTAASFDLVAAQPTGETPVRWLMLIVGGPLLFVLGRILFTWLVTNNVPWRRLAWQLPALLVLPWAGGWPPLLVTVVVAVGLAGHILTPGAGRETKPGLEWRRTDA, from the coding sequence ATGACCACCGGAGGCACTGCGGCGCTGGTACGCCGCACGGACGGATCGGCCCGGGCCACCCTGCTGGAGCTGCTCTTCGACGTGGTTTTCGTGGCCGCCCTCGCCCTGGTCTCGAAGCTGATCGCCGAACGTGAATCCTGGACCGGCGCCGCGGCGGTGCTGCTGACGCTGACGGCCATCTGGTGGACCTGGTCGGTCACCTCGACCACTACCGAGTTCTACGACCCGGATCAGCGCCCGATCCAGGTCATCCTGATGGTCGCCATGGTGGGGTCGGTGGGGATGGCGGCGGCCCTGCCGATGCTCTCGGCCGGGCACGCGATGGTCTTCGCGATCGCGTACGTCACCACACACGTGGTGCGCGGCGTCGTCCTGATCACCTCGTTGCACAGGCAGCGGCACCAGGCGGCCAAGAGACGGGCCACGCGGTTCCTGTTCTGGTTCGTGGTCTCCGGCGTCTTCTGGATCACCGGGGCGGTGACCGGCGCGCCGGACTGGACACTCTGGGCCGTGGCGATTGCGATCGACCTGATCTCCGCGGCGGTCCGGTACCCGACGCCCTGGCTGGGTCAGGTGCCCATCGAGCAGTACGACCGGACCACCGGGCACCTGGCCGAGCGGTACCAGCAGTTCATCATCCTGGCCCTCGGCGACATCATCCTGGTGCCCACCCTGGAGGTCAGCCGGACACAGTTCGACCTCTTCCGGCTCACCGCCCTCCTCTGCGCCTTCACCATCATGCTGCTGCTCTGGCAGATCTACGTCTTCCGGGCCGGCCAGTTCCTGTTGGCCGGGGCCGAGGCGAGGCAGGCGTCCCGGCTGGCTCCGTACACCCATCTGGTGATGCTGGCCGGCGTGGTCGGCACAGCGGCGTCGTTCGACCTGGTCGCCGCCCAGCCGACCGGAGAGACGCCGGTGCGGTGGCTCATGCTGATCGTCGGCGGTCCGCTGCTGTTCGTGCTCGGGCGCATCCTGTTCACCTGGTTGGTGACCAACAACGTGCCGTGGCGGCGGTTGGCCTGGCAGCTTCCGGCGCTGCTGGTGCTGCCGTGGGCCGGCGGCTGGCCGCCGCTGCTGGTCACAGTGGTCGTGGCGGTCGGGCTGGCCGGTCACATCCTGACCCCCGGCGCCGGCCGGGAGACCAAGCCGGGGCTGGAGTGGCGGCGAACCGACGCCTGA
- a CDS encoding RibD family protein, which produces MSCRPALARPYVLLSCATSIDGYIDDASDQRLLLSNADDLDRVDAVRASCDAILVGAGTVRRDDPRLLVRSAGRRAERVAGGRPASPIKVTLTARGDLDPTARFFTAGDATRLVYCASDVLEKTRERLGRLATVVDAGEPVDPGWLLADLAARGVRRLMVEGGGTVHAQFLTAGLADELHLVVAPFFVGDGRAPRFVGEGRFPWHPGRRARLAETRQIGDVVLLRYALSDRCGET; this is translated from the coding sequence ATGAGCTGCCGGCCGGCGCTGGCGCGGCCGTACGTGCTGCTGAGCTGCGCCACCTCGATCGACGGGTACATCGACGACGCCTCCGACCAGCGGCTGCTGCTGTCCAACGCGGACGATCTGGACCGGGTCGACGCGGTCCGGGCCAGCTGCGACGCGATCCTGGTCGGCGCCGGGACCGTCCGCCGCGACGATCCCCGGCTGCTGGTGCGTTCGGCCGGGCGGCGGGCCGAGCGGGTGGCCGGCGGGCGGCCCGCCTCGCCCATCAAGGTCACCCTGACCGCCCGGGGTGATCTCGACCCGACGGCTCGGTTCTTCACCGCGGGCGACGCTACCCGGCTCGTCTACTGCGCCAGCGACGTGCTGGAGAAGACCCGGGAACGGCTCGGCCGGCTGGCCACAGTGGTGGACGCGGGCGAGCCGGTCGACCCCGGATGGCTGCTGGCCGACCTGGCCGCCCGGGGCGTACGGCGGTTGATGGTGGAGGGGGGCGGGACTGTGCACGCCCAGTTCCTCACCGCCGGCCTCGCCGACGAGCTGCACCTGGTGGTCGCCCCGTTCTTCGTCGGCGACGGCCGGGCGCCCCGGTTCGTCGGCGAGGGCCGCTTCCCCTGGCACCCGGGCCGCCGGGCCCGGCTGGCCGAGACCCGCCAGATCGGCGACGTGGTCCTGCTCCGCTACGCCCTCTCCGACCGCTGCGGCGAGACCTGA
- a CDS encoding class I SAM-dependent methyltransferase, giving the protein MTVEETLSFADWLRLREPADAAARAEDLVDVVRTRLAGEAPTVIHDLGSGTGSMSRWLAARLPGPQHWVLHDRDADLLARAAEGMTGVTAADGAPVTVSTRCGDLTRLSAADLADGALVTASALLDMLTAEEVERVVAACADAGRPTLFAISVTGRVRLTPADPLDTLVEAAFNDHQRRTVDGRRLLGPDAVAATAAAFARRGVPVLERPSPWLLGPDQADLTAEWFRGWLGAACDERPELAGPARAYAQRRLTDAAAGRLGVHVEHRDLLAGG; this is encoded by the coding sequence ATGACCGTCGAGGAGACCCTGTCGTTCGCCGACTGGCTGCGGCTGCGCGAGCCCGCCGACGCGGCGGCCCGCGCCGAGGACCTGGTGGACGTGGTCCGTACCCGGCTGGCCGGCGAGGCTCCGACAGTGATCCACGACCTGGGCAGCGGCACCGGCTCGATGAGCCGCTGGCTGGCGGCCCGGCTGCCCGGACCCCAGCACTGGGTGCTGCACGACCGGGACGCCGACCTGCTGGCCCGGGCCGCCGAGGGCATGACCGGGGTCACCGCCGCCGACGGCGCACCGGTCACGGTCAGCACCCGGTGCGGCGACCTCACCCGACTGAGCGCCGCCGACCTGGCCGACGGCGCGCTGGTCACCGCGTCCGCACTGCTGGACATGCTGACCGCCGAGGAGGTCGAGCGGGTCGTCGCCGCCTGCGCCGACGCGGGTCGGCCCACACTGTTCGCGATCTCGGTCACCGGGCGGGTCCGGCTCACCCCGGCCGACCCGTTGGACACGCTGGTCGAGGCCGCGTTCAACGACCACCAGCGGCGTACCGTCGACGGCCGGCGGCTGCTCGGCCCGGACGCCGTCGCCGCCACCGCCGCCGCGTTCGCCCGCCGGGGCGTCCCGGTCCTGGAGCGGCCCAGCCCGTGGCTGCTCGGCCCGGACCAGGCCGACCTGACCGCCGAGTGGTTCCGGGGCTGGCTGGGCGCGGCCTGCGACGAGCGCCCGGAACTGGCCGGCCCGGCCCGGGCGTACGCCCAGCGCCGGCTCACCGACGCGGCCGCCGGGCGGCTCGGCGTGCACGTCGAGCACCGGGATCTCCTGGCCGGCGGATGA